The genomic region CTGTCCCGCCGAATCCGCGAACGGTCACAGCCGGCATGACAACGACACAACTGATTCTCCTCGGCATAGCCGTACTGGTTGTCGCCGTCCTTCTGTTCCTCGTCGTTCGTCGAGGACACAACGGCGACGGGGTCGGTTCCCGGTCGACACTTGTCGATCGTCTCGAGAAAACCCGGACTGCCTTCGGAGCGAGACTGCACAGGCTCTTCGGATCCGGCGGTCGACTCGACGAGCGATTCTGGGAGGAGCTGGAGGAGGCGCTGATCGCTGCGGACCTCGGCGTGCTCGCGACGAGTGAGATCATCACTCGTGTTCGAGAACGACGCCCGAACGACCCGCTGGAGGCCAAAGGCGCACTCCGCGAGGAACTCATCTCCGAGTTCGGCGATCGTCATCGCGGCCTTCGCATGTCGGGCACTCCGTCGGCGATGATCGTCGTCGGGGTGAACGGGACAGGCAAGACCACGAGCATCGCAAAGCTCGCCGCGCATCTCGCTGCCACGGGGAGATCTCCACTCCTGGGTGCCGCCGACACGTTTCGCGCCGCGGCAGGTGCCCAGCTGCGCACCTGGGCGGAGCGGGTCGGCGTCGATATCGTTTCCGGTCAAGAAGGGGCAGACCCCGCCGCGGTCGCCTTCGATGCATACGAAGCTGCCAGAGCCCGGGGTCACGACATCGTCATCGTGGACACGGCAGGCAGACTGCACTCCAAGCACAACCTGATGCAAGAACTGGGAAAGATCGTCCGGGTGCTCGGCCGGGTGGCGGGCGAAGTGGACGAGGTACTCCTCGTCATCGACGCGACCAGCGGGCAGAACGCCGTGGTGCAGGCGCGAACGTTCACCGAGGCGGTGGGCGTGACCGGAGTCATCCTGACGAAGCTCGACGGAACTGCGCGCGGCGGTGTCGCCGTTGCCGTCGAGCGAGAGCTGGATCTGCCCGTCAAGTTCATCGGAATCGGTGAGGGAGTCCACGATCTGATCCCGTTCGTTCCTACGGAATTCGTCGATGCGATGTTGGAGGATGTATGAGTCCCGAAGAGCTGCTCGCCGAGGCGCGCGAAGTCGCCGAGAACGCCTATGCCCCCTATTCGGGGTTCCGTGTGGGCGCGGTCGTCGTGGCCGATGACGGATCGATCCATCGCGGCGCCAATTGGGAGAATGCCGCCTACCCGTCGGGGACCTGTGCCGAGGCGAGCGCGATCGCCTCGGCCGTCACCGCCGGCAAGACGATGATGAAGACCGTCGCAGTGGCGTGTATCGACGCCGGTACGGAGGCGGAGACGTTTCCGTGTGGGCAATGCCGGCAGCGACTCTATGAGTTCGGTGTCCAGACTGTTGTGGTTCCGGGTACCGACGGAACCGCAGAGACATACTCGCTCGACGAACTCCTTCCGCACGGGTTCCGGCTCGAGCACTGAGGAACGGCCCGGGAAGGTTCCGGGCCGCTCCGGTCTCAGTGTTCGCGAGCCTCGAGGGCCTCGATCAGCTTGGGGAGAACCTTGTGCACATCCCCGACGACGCCGAGGTCCGACAGTCCGAAGATCGGTGCCTCTTCGTCCTTGTTGATCGCGATGATGACCTTGGAGTCCTTCATCCCCACGACGTGCTGCATCGCCCCTGAGATGCCGCAAGCGATGTAGACGTCGGGCTTGACGGTCTTGCCGGTCTGTCCGACCTGGAAGGAGTAGGGAACCCACCCGGCATCGACGACGGCGCGCGTGGCCCCCATGGCTCCGCCGAGAAGATCGGCAAGTCGCCTGGTCAGATCGAGATGCTCGGCCGAACCGAGCCCGCGGCCGGCGGATACGACGATCGACGCTTCCTCCAACTGCGGGCCTTCGCGCTCTTCCACGTGGACATCGGTGATGATGGCGGTGCCGGCCGCCCCAACATCGGGAAGGGCGACCGGGACGACGTCCGGCGTGGATGCCTCTGTGGGCTCCGGCGGGAATGATTTCGGTCGGACGACCACGAGATGCGGCTTCTCGGCCAGGAACGCGGTCTCGATGATCTCGGTGCCGCCGAAGACCTCATTGACGACCTTGAACGTGTCACCATCGACAACGACGTCGGTGACGTTGGAGATCACGGGACGTCCCATCCGGGCGCTGAGGCGCCCCGCGATGTCGCGGTCCGTCGGGGTCAACCCGAACATGATCACGTCCGGCTGCTCGGCGCCGGCAAGGTCGGCTATTGCCGCCGCGGCGGCGGCGGTCGGCAGATGATTGTCCGGGATCATCTGATAGACGGTCTGCGCTCCATGGCTTCCGAGGAGTCCGAAGATCTCCTCCGATCCCGTGCCCAGGTAGACAGCGGCCCGTGAACCGGCGAGCGAGCGCGCCTTGGAGAGCATCTCGAGCCCGATCTGGGCCGGGTTGCCTTGTGACTCTTCGACGAACACCCAGACTTTCATCAGATCACCTTCGCTTGCTCGAGCACCTCGATGATTCGCAGGTGTGCTTCGCCCTCATCTTCGATGATCTCGCCGGCGGCACGTTTCGGTGCAGGGCGGACTTCGAGGATCTCCTGGGTCGCCACCGGCGTCACTCCGAGCTCGGAGACGCCGATCTGTTCGATCGGCTTCTTCTTGGCGGCCATGATCCCCTTGAACGTGGGATAGCGGGGTTCGACGACGCCGGAGGTCACGGTGATCAACACCGGTGTGGGTGCTTCCACGACCTCGTATCCGTACTCGGTCTGACGCTGGATGCGGATCGTGTCGCCATCTCGCTCGAGATGCTTCGCAAAGGTCAGGGACGGCACTCCGAGCAACTCTGAGAGCTGCTGGGGGAGCACCCCGCTGGAACCATCGGTCGACTCCGTGCCGGCGATCACCAGATCGAACCCTTCGTTACGGATCGCTGCCGCCAGGACCTGGGCCGTCACCCACGAGTCGGCTCCTCGCAGCGAATCGTCTTCGATCACGATGGCCTTGTCGGCACCCATCGCCAGTGCCTGGCGGATGCCCTGGAGGTTTCCTGCGGGTCCCATCGAAACGAGGGTCACCGAGCCTTCGGTCTGTTCGGCAACCTGCAGACCCATCTCGACGCCGTAGCGGTCGGTGTCATCGAGGATCTGGTCTGTCGGCCGCTCCAGGAAGTGTGTCTCGGGATCCAGGTGATAGGGAGCCGCTGGGTCTGGAATCTGTTTCGTGCAGACCAGGACTTTCATCGGCGTGCACTCCTCTCCGGTTGCGTTCGCGAATGCTAGCAATCGGTGTCGTGTGCCTCACTCTCACAGAAGCGGAAGCAGGTGGTCGAGCAGGCCGGTGAAGCGGGTGCGGGCTTCGGCCGCCGTCTCCTGGACCTCTTCATGGGAGAGCGGCGCATCCGAGATGCCGGCTGCCAGATTGGTCACCAGGGAGATTGCGAGTACCGCCGCACCCATGTGGCGCGCCGCGATCGCCTCCGGAACGGTCGACATCCCGACGAGATCCCCTCCGAGGCGGGCCACCATCCGAATCTCTGCCGGCGTCTCGTAGGAAGGGCCCGTCAGCCAGGCGTAGACACCCTCTCCGAGGCGGACTCCGGCATCTCGAGCCGCTCGATGTGCGATTGCGCGCAAGGCCGCAGAGTAGAGATCCGTCAGGTCGGGAAAGCGAGGGCCGAGGCGAGTGTCGTTGGGACCGATGAGGGGGTTGCGTCCGGTGAGGTTCAGATGATCACGGATGAGCACGAGGTCGCCGGGTTCGAGGCCTTCTCCTACGCCTCCGGCGGCATTGGTGAGCACGATGGTCTCGCAACCGGCCTCGACCGCCACTCTGACCCCGAAGACGACCTCATCCAGTGACCGTCCTTCATAGAGGTGTGCCCTGCCGGAGAGGATCAGGACAGGACCGTCCATGTCGGCCGAGTACAGGGTTCCGTGATGCCCTTCCACCGTGGGAACGGGCCATTTCGGGATGTCCGTGTACGGAATCGCCACCGCCCCGGGGAGTGTCGAGGCGTAATCACCGAGTCCCGAGCCGAGTACGACGGCAACCTCGTGCTCACCACGACCGGAACGCGCGGCAATCGTCGCGGCGGCCGCCTTGATCATCTCGTACTGCATCAGCGCACCTCCTCGAGGACGTGCGGCATCGGTTCCGGAGGTTCATCGCCGATCTCCCATGCGCTTGCGAGCAGCCTGGTTGCAGCCTCCAAACGCCCTTCATCGTTCCAGGCGACCGTTGCGAGTGGCTCACCGACAGCGACCACGTCTCCCTCTTTGGCCAGGACGGTGACACCGACCGCGGGATCGATCAGGTCTTCCTTTCGTTCCCTCCCTGCACCGAGGTGCATGGCACCCACACCGATCTTGAACGCGTCGCAACGTGTGACGACGCCGTCCCGGGTGGCGGGAAGGTGCGTCCGATGCGCCGGCTGCGGCAGAATATCCGGGTTCTCGACGACTCTCGGATCACCACCCTGGGCATCGATCACCTCGGCGAATTTCGCCAGGGCGCTTCCGTTCGAGATGGTCGCTTCCAGTGCGCTTCGAGCATCGTGACGGTCCTTGGCCGCTCCACCGAGGATCAGCATCTCTTCTCCGAGGCGAAGCGTGATTTCGGTGAGGTCCCGCGGGCCTTCACCCCTGAGGACGGCGAGGGATTCGACGATCTCGGAGGCGTTGCCGACCTCCCTGCCCAACGGCTGTTCCATCGGAGTCAGCAGCGCGACGACCGGTACGCCGTGAGCTGCTCCGAGATCGACCATCGTACGTGCCAGCAGGCGGGCCCGCTCCATGTCGCGCATGAATGCGCCGCGGCCGACTTTCACATCGAGGACGAGACCGTCCAGGTCCTCGGCGAGCTTCTTCGACATGATCGACGATGCGATCAGGGGGATCGACTCGACCGTCCCCGTGGCGTCCCTGAGCGCGTAGAGCTTGCGATCTGCCGGGACGAGCGTCTCCGATTGGCCGGCGAGGACGAGGCCTGTTCGAGCGAGGAGTGCGGTGAAGGTCTCTGGATCGAATTGCGTCGTGAATCCCGGAATCGTCTCGAGTTTGTCGAGGGTGCCGCCGGTGTGCCCAAGACCGCGGCCGCTCATCATCGGCACTCGGACACCGGCGGCGGCGACCATCGGCGCAAGAGGAATCGAGACTTTGTCCCCGACACCGCCGGTGGAGTGCTTGTCGATCTTCTTGCCGGGGACGGTGGCGAGATCGAGAACGTCTCCCGAGTGCAACATCGCCTCGGTCCAGGCGGCGAGCTCATCGGCGTCCAGGCCGTTGAAGAAGATCGCCATTGTCATTGCCGACATCTGGTAGTCGGTGACGGAGCCATCCGTGTACTGGTCGATGAGCCAGGTGATCTCCGCCGGGGACAACGCTGCCCCGTCTCGCTTGCACTGGATGAGTTCGACCGTGTTCATGTTGAGTTTCTCGGAGTATCGGCGACCGCGCGCGCTTCGGCGATGTCGCCGTAGAACCGGGACATCACAGGGTCCCGAACAGGCGGTCGCCCATGTCGCCGAGGCCCGGCTGGATGAAGTAGTTGGAACTGAGGTCTCGATCCAGCGACGCCGCCACGATGTGTACGTCGGGATGGTCACGCTCCATGCGTTCCACACCGGGAGGAGCAGTGACGACACAGAGGGCCGTGATGTCTCTCGCACCGTGTTCCTTGACCTTGTCCACTGCCCACGACAGCGATCCGCCGGTCGCGAGCATGGGCTCCAGGATCAGGACGTTCGTGTTCGCCAGGTCCGGGAATTTCGTGTAGTACTCGAGGGGCTCTGCCGTCTCTTCGTCCCGCTGAACTCCTGCAAAGCCCACCTTGACAGCCGGAAGCAGGTCGAGGACGGCATCGAGAAGTCCGAGTCCGGCTCGGAGGACGGCTACGGCGACGATGTTGCGATCCAGCCGATAGCCGACCGTCTCCTCGAGGGGCGTCTCGACGGGGAATTCTCGCAGCGCGATGTCGGTCGTGGCCTCGATCAGCAGGGTGTAGGCGAGGCGTCGGGTCGTCTCGCGGAAGCGCTCGGTGGACGTGCTGCGATCCCGTAGGACCGTGAGGTAGTGCCTTGTGAGGGGGTGTTGGACGATCGTGAGGCTCACAGAGGTTCCTTCCGGGTGACTGCTCGTAGGCTACTCGCCCTCGCGAACGGTGCTTTCGTCGCTCGGACCCTTCAAGACGCCAGATCGCTGCGGCGACCGCCGGCGGCAGCGCGGCCCCCAGTCACTACGCTTACCCAACATGCGAGCTGTAGCCATCATCGGGGATGGCATCGTCCTGGGCGTGCTGTCGGTCGTGGGTTTTGCCATGCACGAAACCATGACGGAGTCGTCGAGGCTGCTTGTCACAGTTCTGTCCTTCCTCGTCGCGTGGGCTTGGATTGCCCCCTGGTTCGGCGTTTTCGGTGACGACGTGCTTACCGACCCGAGACGTGTCTGGAGGGTCCTGCTCGCCTGGGTGGCCGCAGCTCCGTTCGGTGTGGTACTCAGGGCGTTTCTCCTTGGCCTGACGGTTTCGCCGATCTTCGTCATCGTGATGACCGTCGTGACCGGAGTGGGGCTCATCGTCTGGCGTGAAATCCTCGCCTGGCGGTTCGGTGCCCGCTCGGCTCCCACTGTCTGACCGGCCCGGTACAATCCTGCCGTGTTCGAATCGCTCTCCACCCGCCTGAACGACGTCTTCTCCCGGCTGCGCGGAAAAGGCCGGCTCGGCCCAACGGACGTCGATGCGACCCTGCGTGAGATCCGCCTCGCGTTGCTCGAAGCGGACGTCAATGTCACGGTGGTCAAAGCGCTACTCGCACGGGTACGCGGGCGGGCCGTCGGTGCGGAGATCACCAAGAGTCTCACCCCCGGCCAGGAAGTCATCAAGATCGTTCATGAGGAACTGATCACGACGCTCGGCGGAGCGGCGGTGCCTCTACGAAAGGCCGAAGAGCCACCCCTGACGATCCTCATGGTCGGTCTCCAGGGATCCGGAAAGACAACCTCTGCCGTGAAGCTGGCACGTCTACTCAAGCAGCGAGGCCACCGGCCGCTGCTCGTGGCAGCCGACCTCCAGCGGCCGGCCGCCGTCGAGCAGCTCATCACACTGGGTGAACGCATCGGCGTGCCCGTCTCTACGAATCGCAAAGTCAAGCCACCCAGGTTGGTCAAGGCGGCGATGAAACGGGCAACCAGTGACGGTAACGACGTGGTGATCGTCGACACGGCAGGCCGTCTCCAGGTCGACCAGGAGCTCATGCGCGAGCTCGGAGATGTCGAGAAGGCGGCGGACCCCGACGAGGTCTTGCTCGTGGTCGACGCGATGACGGGGCAGGATGCGGTGAACGTCGCCAAAGGATTCCTCGACCGGGTGGGGCTGACCGGTATCGTCTTGTCGAAACTCGACGGTGATGCGAGAGGCGGAGCAGCGATCTCCGTGCGCGAAGTCACCGGGTGCCCGATCAAGTTCGCCGGCGTCGGGGAGAAACTCGGAGACTTCGAACCGTTCCATCCGGACAGGATGGCGTCACGAATCCTCGGCATGGGAGACGTGCTGACGCTCATCGAGAAAGCCGAGGACGCGTGGGACGTATCCGAAGCCGAGGCGATGGCGGACAAGATGCGCACCGCTTCGTTCACCTTCGAAGACTTTCTCCGACAGTTCCAACAGATCCGCCAGATAGGTCCGCTCGACCAAGTGCTTGCTATGCTGCCGGGCGCCGGTTCGATGTTCCGCAACGTTCAGGTGTCGGATGATGACCTGGGCAGGGTCGAGGCGATCATCCGTTCCATGACCCCGGAAGAGCGACGGAGCCCCAAGCTGATCGACGGGAGCCGCAAGCGGCGGATAGCCGCCGGATCCGGATCGTCGGCACAGGCGGTCAACGGACTGTTGAAGCAATTCAACGAAGCACAGAAGATGATGAAGATGATGGCGCAGGGGAAGTCGATCCCCGGCCTGAGGAAGATGAGGTGACGACATGGCGGTGAAGCTCCGCCTGATGCGGATGGGGAAGAAGAAGCAGCCGACCTACCGGGTCGTCGCTGCCGATGTTCGGTCGCCTCGCGACGGACGTTTCCTCGAGATCGTGGGCCGGTACGATCCTCGTCAGGATCCGTCCCTGATCGAGATCGACAACGAGAAGGCCCTGGCCTGGCTCCGAAACGGGGCGCAGCCGACCGATACGGTGCGGCGACTCCTCGAGAAATCGGGCGCATGGTCGATGTTCAAGGTGGCGAAGGGCGAGATCCATACGGTTGGAGATGACGAATGAGTAGAGGTTCCATCGTCGAACGTGTCGTCGGGTATGTCGTCACGCAAATTGTCGATCATCCCGACGAGGTCGACCTGACGCTCGTCGAAGAAGGCCCCGAGGATGTCGTGGTCGAGGTCCGTACCGTGAAATCGGATATGGGTCGGGTGATCGGGCGCCGTGGCCGGGTCGCTCGCGCTGTCCGGACCCTCGCCCGGGCCGCCGGTGACGAGGAAGGTCTCCACGCCGGAGTCGAGTTCATCGATTGAACGTTCGCGTCGGACGAATTCTGAAGGCCCATGGGATCAGGGGCGAGGTCGTTATCATGTCCGAGTCGGACAGTCCGGAGCGGTTCGTCCACGGGGCCACCTTCATCACGGACTTCGATACCACACTGGTATTGCGCGG from bacterium BMS3Abin02 harbors:
- the ftsY gene encoding signal recognition particle receptor FtsY produces the protein MTTTQLILLGIAVLVVAVLLFLVVRRGHNGDGVGSRSTLVDRLEKTRTAFGARLHRLFGSGGRLDERFWEELEEALIAADLGVLATSEIITRVRERRPNDPLEAKGALREELISEFGDRHRGLRMSGTPSAMIVVGVNGTGKTTSIAKLAAHLAATGRSPLLGAADTFRAAAGAQLRTWAERVGVDIVSGQEGADPAAVAFDAYEAARARGHDIVIVDTAGRLHSKHNLMQELGKIVRVLGRVAGEVDEVLLVIDATSGQNAVVQARTFTEAVGVTGVILTKLDGTARGGVAVAVERELDLPVKFIGIGEGVHDLIPFVPTEFVDAMLEDV
- the cdd gene encoding cytidine deaminase; this encodes MSPEELLAEAREVAENAYAPYSGFRVGAVVVADDGSIHRGANWENAAYPSGTCAEASAIASAVTAGKTMMKTVAVACIDAGTEAETFPCGQCRQRLYEFGVQTVVVPGTDGTAETYSLDELLPHGFRLEH
- the acrA gene encoding acryloyl-CoA reductase electron transfer subunit beta — protein: MKVWVFVEESQGNPAQIGLEMLSKARSLAGSRAAVYLGTGSEEIFGLLGSHGAQTVYQMIPDNHLPTAAAAAAIADLAGAEQPDVIMFGLTPTDRDIAGRLSARMGRPVISNVTDVVVDGDTFKVVNEVFGGTEIIETAFLAEKPHLVVVRPKSFPPEPTEASTPDVVPVALPDVGAAGTAIITDVHVEEREGPQLEEASIVVSAGRGLGSAEHLDLTRRLADLLGGAMGATRAVVDAGWVPYSFQVGQTGKTVKPDVYIACGISGAMQHVVGMKDSKVIIAINKDEEAPIFGLSDLGVVGDVHKVLPKLIEALEAREH
- the etfB gene encoding electron transfer flavoprotein subunit beta; its protein translation is MKVLVCTKQIPDPAAPYHLDPETHFLERPTDQILDDTDRYGVEMGLQVAEQTEGSVTLVSMGPAGNLQGIRQALAMGADKAIVIEDDSLRGADSWVTAQVLAAAIRNEGFDLVIAGTESTDGSSGVLPQQLSELLGVPSLTFAKHLERDGDTIRIQRQTEYGYEVVEAPTPVLITVTSGVVEPRYPTFKGIMAAKKKPIEQIGVSELGVTPVATQEILEVRPAPKRAAGEIIEDEGEAHLRIIEVLEQAKVI
- the punA gene encoding purine nucleoside phosphorylase 1 produces the protein MQYEMIKAAAATIAARSGRGEHEVAVVLGSGLGDYASTLPGAVAIPYTDIPKWPVPTVEGHHGTLYSADMDGPVLILSGRAHLYEGRSLDEVVFGVRVAVEAGCETIVLTNAAGGVGEGLEPGDLVLIRDHLNLTGRNPLIGPNDTRLGPRFPDLTDLYSAALRAIAHRAARDAGVRLGEGVYAWLTGPSYETPAEIRMVARLGGDLVGMSTVPEAIAARHMGAAVLAISLVTNLAAGISDAPLSHEEVQETAAEARTRFTGLLDHLLPLL
- the pdp gene encoding pyrimidine-nucleoside phosphorylase → MNTVELIQCKRDGAALSPAEITWLIDQYTDGSVTDYQMSAMTMAIFFNGLDADELAAWTEAMLHSGDVLDLATVPGKKIDKHSTGGVGDKVSIPLAPMVAAAGVRVPMMSGRGLGHTGGTLDKLETIPGFTTQFDPETFTALLARTGLVLAGQSETLVPADRKLYALRDATGTVESIPLIASSIMSKKLAEDLDGLVLDVKVGRGAFMRDMERARLLARTMVDLGAAHGVPVVALLTPMEQPLGREVGNASEIVESLAVLRGEGPRDLTEITLRLGEEMLILGGAAKDRHDARSALEATISNGSALAKFAEVIDAQGGDPRVVENPDILPQPAHRTHLPATRDGVVTRCDAFKIGVGAMHLGAGRERKEDLIDPAVGVTVLAKEGDVVAVGEPLATVAWNDEGRLEAATRLLASAWEIGDEPPEPMPHVLEEVR
- the upp gene encoding uracil phosphoribosyltransferase — protein: MSLTIVQHPLTRHYLTVLRDRSTSTERFRETTRRLAYTLLIEATTDIALREFPVETPLEETVGYRLDRNIVAVAVLRAGLGLLDAVLDLLPAVKVGFAGVQRDEETAEPLEYYTKFPDLANTNVLILEPMLATGGSLSWAVDKVKEHGARDITALCVVTAPPGVERMERDHPDVHIVAASLDRDLSSNYFIQPGLGDMGDRLFGTL
- the ffh gene encoding signal recognition particle protein; translated protein: MFESLSTRLNDVFSRLRGKGRLGPTDVDATLREIRLALLEADVNVTVVKALLARVRGRAVGAEITKSLTPGQEVIKIVHEELITTLGGAAVPLRKAEEPPLTILMVGLQGSGKTTSAVKLARLLKQRGHRPLLVAADLQRPAAVEQLITLGERIGVPVSTNRKVKPPRLVKAAMKRATSDGNDVVIVDTAGRLQVDQELMRELGDVEKAADPDEVLLVVDAMTGQDAVNVAKGFLDRVGLTGIVLSKLDGDARGGAAISVREVTGCPIKFAGVGEKLGDFEPFHPDRMASRILGMGDVLTLIEKAEDAWDVSEAEAMADKMRTASFTFEDFLRQFQQIRQIGPLDQVLAMLPGAGSMFRNVQVSDDDLGRVEAIIRSMTPEERRSPKLIDGSRKRRIAAGSGSSAQAVNGLLKQFNEAQKMMKMMAQGKSIPGLRKMR
- the rpsP gene encoding 30S ribosomal protein S16 codes for the protein MAVKLRLMRMGKKKQPTYRVVAADVRSPRDGRFLEIVGRYDPRQDPSLIEIDNEKALAWLRNGAQPTDTVRRLLEKSGAWSMFKVAKGEIHTVGDDE